Sequence from the Fulvivirga ligni genome:
CACTAAGAAATGAAAAACTAATAGCCCTGATTTTGATCTGCGTTGGTCAGAGCATTATTCGAATTAATCTCTGCCTGCGGAATAGGGAAAACTTCATTCTTGTTAGAAGAAAATCCAAACTGCCCCAGCTCCTGCTCGGCCAGCCCCCATCTCACCAAATCAGGGAAGCGTGCTTGTTCACCAGCTAGCTCTACCCTTCTTTCATGCACCAAAGCATTAAATACTTCCTCTTTGGTTGAAACCGGATAGCCTGCATCATTCATCTCTGTAGTGCCGTAATAAGGCATCCCTGCTCTTTCACGCACTTCATTCATGTAATCTACCGCTGGTCCTATATTTCCAAGCTCGTTTTCTACCTCGGCCATCATCAAGAGTACATCGGCATATCTTATTACCCTGAAGTTGATACTAGAGTTAGTTTGCTCATTAGCACGCTTGTAATAATTCTGATATTTCCTCCAGGCCTGTGGTCTTTGAACAGGATTTTCAATACCATCATCGGTATTATCATAAGAAGGAAGACTCACTGTGCCCCCAGAAAAAGTATCACCATTAAAATAGAAAGTCTGGGCTTTTCTGACATCACCATCTTCATATTCGCTAACCAGATCACTTGACGGGTACACATTGAACCAATCATTAAATCCGTATTCCTGACCTCTAAAAGTTGACTCGTTCAATCCTACGCCATTGGCATCAGAATTCCACTGCGCACTAGTTCCCAGTGTTTCGTCATACTCTACTTCAAAGATAGATTCACTGTTATGCTCCGTCTCCTCCTGAAAATTCTCCTCATAATTATCTACCAGAGCATACTTTCCATATACCTTTTCAAAAGCATTTTTTGCAGCTGTATAGTCAGTTCCCTGATATAGCAAGGCCTTACCCAGAAGAGCATAAGCCGCTCCTTTGGTAGCTCTTCCCGGCTCATATGTACCATCCTCCTCAGTAGGAAGAACTAAAGCAGCCGCATTAAGATCAGCGGAAATTTGCTCATAAATGGAAGCCTTAGGGCTTTTACCGAAACCGTCACCACCTTCGGGTATGGTTGTGATCAAAGGGGCATCTCCAAATCTTGTTACAATTAAGAAATAATAGAACGCTCGAAGAAACATAGCTTCTCCATATATCCTATCTCTGTCAGCCTCTGCCAGGCCTTCAACAGCGTTAATTTTCTCTTTATTATTGAGCACGTAATTCGTCTTGGCTATGCCTTTGTAGCAGCTTTCCCAAAAAGCCCGGATGGCTCCGTGGGTGGCATCAAAAGTGAACCTTAAATATTGAAGCTTATCTGCTTCTAACTGTGGGTTATTCGCATGGTCATTATCATGTCCCATATTGTCCATAGCAAAAAACATATGCCTGGAATAAAGACCGCGAGTCTGCATGTTTGCATAGGCGGCATTCACTGCAGCCTGCACTTGTGATGGAGTGACCAAAAAGGTTTCCAAGGACAATTGATTGGGGTTTACCTGTTCAAGCTCGTCTGTGTTACACGACCCCACCACCCCAATGCAAAGGATGAATATTATTGAATATTTTAACGTTTTCATTGTGATTCGTTGGGTTTAAAGAGTGATTTCAATTCCGACTACAATCGACTTTGGTGCGGGATAATTTCCTCTGTCTATACCATTTTCAAAGTTGGTGATAGGCTGACCGTTACCATCTGTAGCCACCGCTCCGATGGGTGCCGGGGCCTCATTGGTCTCTATATCGTTGGAAGCACCCACTTCAGGATCAAGACCTGAATAATTAGTGAAGGTCAATAAGTTCATGCCGGTGACATACACCCTAAACTTTGACATACCTTGGATTTTGAAGGTCTTCAGTAGATTATACCCCAGAGTAATGTTTCTCAACCTTGTATATGAACCGTCTTCTACAAACCTGCTAGACACCTGAACGTTAGTGCCTGCTCCACCTGCTCTTGGCACTTCGTCGGCTGTGTTATTTTCCGGAGTCCATCTATCGAGCACACCTGTTCCAGCATTAAACAGGCGAGGCATGCCTTCAAGGTCATAGATGTTGGTATTATAAATGTCATTACCATACATTCCATTAAAGAAAAGGCTAACATCAAATCCTTTATAGTTTAGATTGGCGCTGAGCCCATAGGTTAAAGTTGGAAATGGATTGCCGATAATTGTTCTATCATCTGCCGTAATTCTACCATCGTTATTGGTATCTACAATCCTAAAATCACCTCCGCGGGCATTTAAATTGTTATACTGAGAGCCCTGCATATATGAGTTTGCCTCAGCATCACTATCAAAAATACCGTCAAATTGCCACCCGTAAAATTGGAAAGCAGGTTGACCAACAGTAGAGTATGATATGTTTTCACTTTCGAAATTGGCACCTACAATTGCCTCATTTTCACCTACATCAAGGACCTCATTCTTACTAGTACCAAGGTTAGCATTCACGCTCCATTCCATCTGTGAGCCTGTATGATTATAACCCAAATTGATCTCAATACCTTTCGTTTCTATTGAACCTGTGTTTTCTATTACCGTTCCATTGTTAAAACCTGATGAAATAGGTAATACTCTGGGTATCAAAAGATCATCACTTTGATTAGAATAATACTCTATGGATCCTGATATGGTATAGTCCATAATTGCAAAATCCAGACCTATGTTAGACATGGTAGTCTCTTCCCATTTAAGATTGGAATTGCCAAGACCTGCTGGCGAGGCTCCCAAGGCATCGCTGCCTCCAATAGGATAATGGAAGTCATCAACTATACCCGCAGAATAAGAATAATCAGGGATGTTATCATTACCCGTTTTACCCCAGCTCGCTCTCAGTTTCAGATTACTAACAAAGTCCTGGGTATCCATAAAACCCTCCTTGCTGATGTTCCAACCAATAGCAGCTGAAGGGAAAGAACCCCATCTATTGCTAGAAGCAAACCTGGAAGAAGCATCTCTTCTAAATGAAGCGGCAATCATATAGCGCTCATCATAGTTGTAGTTAATTCTTCCTAAATACCCTAATCTGTAATAGTTATATTCAGAAGAACCGATATCTGAATCTGTATTCGATACCTGATCCACGTCATTACTGATATAGTTTCTACTGTAGGTATTGATTAGTGTGGTCCTTGTACTTACCTGTTCGGATAATGCTAAAACCTCTATGTTATGAACCTTATTAATGGACTTGCTATAACTTAAACTATTGGTAAATGTGGTTCTGAACAAAGAGCCATCACTTAATCTGATGTTAGCATAATTCACAGTGTGAGTTGCCCCTTCCGGGTCATCGTTATATGAAGGCGTAAAGCTTGAATACTCAAATGTTTTATATTCAGAACCTACCTGGCTTCTGGCTTTTAAACCATCAATAATCTCTAATTCTGCAAATACATTTCCTAGAAGTGCCACTCCACGTCTCTCTCTTCTTCCTAGCTCAAGCACTCGCACCGGGTTTTCTGCATCCTGGGCGTCCAATCCGGTATTAGGCCCACGATAACCTCCTTCGGTTCTGCTGTCATAAACGGGTAAATATGGTGCCATTTTGATGGTGTGTTCTATCACAGATCTACCACCTGACGCCGCTAAAGGATTTTCTTCAGAGATGGCGATATTCACATTTTCTCCCACCGTGAGTTTGCCAAGTTTAAAATTGCTGTTAGCTCTTAAATTATACCTTTCATAATTCGTTGACCTGATAATTCCTTCTTGCGAGAGATAACCACCAGAAATCCTGAAGGTGCTATTATCTCCACCTCCTGATACGCCAACACTGTAGTTCTGCACCAGGCCACTTTGAAAAATTTGGTCCTGCCAATCAGTATTATTTTGAAGTAGCTGAGCAAAAGCAGGAATAGTATCTGAAGCAGCTACCCTGGGCGGCGACTGAAAGGCCTCTTTGGCATAGGTCAGATACTGCTGACTGTTGAGGAGATCAAAGCGCTTGTTACTCCATTGTGAACCTGCATAGGCATTCATACTCACTTGTACCTTGCCAGATTTACCCTTTTTGGTAGTTACAATAATAACTCCGTTAGAGCCCTTTGCACCATAAACTGCTGCCGTAGAAGCATCTTTAAGCACCTGCATAGATTCAATATCCTGCGGATTCAGATCACCGAGCCCTGTAGCAATGACACCATCAATCACATATAGTGGATTGTTATTATTCACTGTACCAAGGCCTCTGATTCGAATTGTTGGCTCGTTACCGGGAGCACCGTTGTTGATCACGGTTACACCCGCTGCTCTACCTTGCAAAGCCTGATCTACGGTAGGAACTGGTAAATTGGCTAATTCATCGGCCTCTACAGTACTGATAGCACCCGTTACATCCGCCCGTTTTTGAGTACCATAGCCCACCACAACTACTTCAGTAAGCTGCTGGGTATCTAATGAGAGAGAAACATTAATTGAAGTTTGTGAACCCACAGCTATTTCCCTGGCCTTATATCCTATAAAGGAGACAATTAAAATATCGGAAGAATTTGCAGTGAGAGTGTAATTTCCGTTGATATCAGTAACGGTACCTTTGCTTGAATCTTTAATAAGTACCGAAGCTCCTGGCAGTGCGGCACCTGACTCATCGGTAATTTTACCTGTAATTGGATTTTGTGCAAAGGATATAGTAGCAATAGACATCAGAAGAATGAGCATACAAAGTCTGGCATACCCAACCTTCAAAATAGGTGTAGAAGATTGCATCATGTAGTAGGGTTTAGTGTGTGTTAATGGTTTTTGATTAGTGAGTCTAAGTCATAAAAAACGAGTATAGTTAATATGTTACACAACCTGTTGTTCTAAGAACAATCGATTGAAAGGCTAATTTTTAACCTTAATTCAATAATGAATTTATAAACATTAAAAATATTACGCAATCGATTGTTAAAAATTTTAAGAAGAAAATATTAAAATATATCAACACAGCTTATTAAACCGATTTAATTAAATCCTATATCCAGGTCTAATCTTACGCGCTGACCATTCTCTCTATGAGGTCCATACTCTACAAGCTGCTTCACATTGAAATATCTCATCTTTAGCTTAAGCCTATCTGCCACCACATAACCAGCCATGATCTCGAGCCCCTGAAAATTGGTGAGCCTACCGGCCGGAGAGTTATAATTAGAATAATCCCATCTTACCCAATCATTTTGGGCCATGTAATCAACTGCAGAAAATCTTTGAAGGCAAGTATAGTAGGCTCTGAGGGTAAAATCACCTTTATGCTGAAACTGTCCCAAAAGCACTCCTATGACTATTCCCTCCTTATCATCTACCAAACCCATGGGCAAAGAGTCTTGCTTGTGATAATGCTGTAAGTTATCATAGTAGTCCATTTCCAGACTGAGCGCAGGATTAGTCAGCAGTTTATAGCTGAGGCCAACATGAAAAATGGAATAGTTAATCAGCTGAGGATCAGCCTCATCAGGCACTACCGGTATTTGATGAAAGTAATAAAATCCTGGAAAAACCTTTATTTTTTGAGACAGAGCCGTGGCTACAAGCTGAACGCCTTCGAAATAACCATCCTCCGAAAATGATCTGCCAGAGGAGCGCATAATGAAATGACCTGTATTTATAGTAAGGGCCGGTACAAACCCTAACACATCTTTAAATTTACCGCTTATGGTTACTCCTTCCGGATATACATTATCGCTCCAAAACAATTCATTTTGCTTCTCAAAGGGAAATGTATTTTTACCCAGCCAAGCTGAAAAATTTCTATAATTTGCCTTAAAAAAAAGCTTCTCCAACCCAATAGGAACAATGTCAAATTCCTGCGCGCCGGCGCCCAGG
This genomic interval carries:
- a CDS encoding SusC/RagA family TonB-linked outer membrane protein translates to MMQSSTPILKVGYARLCMLILLMSIATISFAQNPITGKITDESGAALPGASVLIKDSSKGTVTDINGNYTLTANSSDILIVSFIGYKAREIAVGSQTSINVSLSLDTQQLTEVVVVGYGTQKRADVTGAISTVEADELANLPVPTVDQALQGRAAGVTVINNGAPGNEPTIRIRGLGTVNNNNPLYVIDGVIATGLGDLNPQDIESMQVLKDASTAAVYGAKGSNGVIIVTTKKGKSGKVQVSMNAYAGSQWSNKRFDLLNSQQYLTYAKEAFQSPPRVAASDTIPAFAQLLQNNTDWQDQIFQSGLVQNYSVGVSGGGDNSTFRISGGYLSQEGIIRSTNYERYNLRANSNFKLGKLTVGENVNIAISEENPLAASGGRSVIEHTIKMAPYLPVYDSRTEGGYRGPNTGLDAQDAENPVRVLELGRRERRGVALLGNVFAELEIIDGLKARSQVGSEYKTFEYSSFTPSYNDDPEGATHTVNYANIRLSDGSLFRTTFTNSLSYSKSINKVHNIEVLALSEQVSTRTTLINTYSRNYISNDVDQVSNTDSDIGSSEYNYYRLGYLGRINYNYDERYMIAASFRRDASSRFASSNRWGSFPSAAIGWNISKEGFMDTQDFVSNLKLRASWGKTGNDNIPDYSYSAGIVDDFHYPIGGSDALGASPAGLGNSNLKWEETTMSNIGLDFAIMDYTISGSIEYYSNQSDDLLIPRVLPISSGFNNGTVIENTGSIETKGIEINLGYNHTGSQMEWSVNANLGTSKNEVLDVGENEAIVGANFESENISYSTVGQPAFQFYGWQFDGIFDSDAEANSYMQGSQYNNLNARGGDFRIVDTNNDGRITADDRTIIGNPFPTLTYGLSANLNYKGFDVSLFFNGMYGNDIYNTNIYDLEGMPRLFNAGTGVLDRWTPENNTADEVPRAGGAGTNVQVSSRFVEDGSYTRLRNITLGYNLLKTFKIQGMSKFRVYVTGMNLLTFTNYSGLDPEVGASNDIETNEAPAPIGAVATDGNGQPITNFENGIDRGNYPAPKSIVVGIEITL
- a CDS encoding RagB/SusD family nutrient uptake outer membrane protein, producing MKTLKYSIIFILCIGVVGSCNTDELEQVNPNQLSLETFLVTPSQVQAAVNAAYANMQTRGLYSRHMFFAMDNMGHDNDHANNPQLEADKLQYLRFTFDATHGAIRAFWESCYKGIAKTNYVLNNKEKINAVEGLAEADRDRIYGEAMFLRAFYYFLIVTRFGDAPLITTIPEGGDGFGKSPKASIYEQISADLNAAALVLPTEEDGTYEPGRATKGAAYALLGKALLYQGTDYTAAKNAFEKVYGKYALVDNYEENFQEETEHNSESIFEVEYDETLGTSAQWNSDANGVGLNESTFRGQEYGFNDWFNVYPSSDLVSEYEDGDVRKAQTFYFNGDTFSGGTVSLPSYDNTDDGIENPVQRPQAWRKYQNYYKRANEQTNSSINFRVIRYADVLLMMAEVENELGNIGPAVDYMNEVRERAGMPYYGTTEMNDAGYPVSTKEEVFNALVHERRVELAGEQARFPDLVRWGLAEQELGQFGFSSNKNEVFPIPQAEINSNNALTNADQNQGY
- a CDS encoding putative porin; this encodes MKLIGLLLILLHASLCLSQSVEEKEKPKLTFTGDFRFRIEQDWDSRKSDGTYRDDRSRLRYRLRFGANYEYNHWASFGMRLRTGTMSNQQDPHLTLGAGAQEFDIVPIGLEKLFFKANYRNFSAWLGKNTFPFEKQNELFWSDNVYPEGVTISGKFKDVLGFVPALTINTGHFIMRSSGRSFSEDGYFEGVQLVATALSQKIKVFPGFYYFHQIPVVPDEADPQLINYSIFHVGLSYKLLTNPALSLEMDYYDNLQHYHKQDSLPMGLVDDKEGIVIGVLLGQFQHKGDFTLRAYYTCLQRFSAVDYMAQNDWVRWDYSNYNSPAGRLTNFQGLEIMAGYVVADRLKLKMRYFNVKQLVEYGPHRENGQRVRLDLDIGFN